A single Dethiosulfovibrio peptidovorans DNA region contains:
- a CDS encoding formiminotransferase-cyclodeaminase, translated as MSLYKVLDNILDSKNSTVGGGSASAMAGAMAAGLVGMVARLSLEKRLRLDDHRYTELANELDTLSQELAQGAQDDTQAFLAIKEAFSMPKASDDEKKVRTQAIEEAAVKAASIPMLNAQKAERILKICHELEGNYNPNASSDFVAGTLLAKTAVIGCALNIDANLPLIKTPERRVPLEKASKEFRDGIRWD; from the coding sequence TATAAGGTACTGGACAACATATTGGATTCAAAGAACAGCACCGTCGGGGGGGGCTCGGCATCGGCAATGGCCGGTGCCATGGCCGCAGGACTCGTTGGCATGGTCGCTCGTCTGTCCCTGGAGAAAAGACTGAGACTGGACGACCATCGCTACACAGAACTGGCAAACGAGCTGGACACCTTAAGTCAGGAGCTGGCCCAGGGTGCTCAAGACGATACGCAAGCCTTTTTGGCCATTAAGGAGGCCTTCTCCATGCCAAAAGCAAGCGACGACGAAAAGAAGGTCCGAACCCAAGCGATCGAGGAAGCAGCAGTTAAGGCAGCATCCATCCCAATGCTCAATGCCCAAAAAGCTGAGCGCATTCTGAAAATCTGTCACGAGCTTGAAGGGAACTACAACCCAAACGCGTCATCCGATTTTGTAGCAGGAACGCTTCTGGCTAAAACCGCTGTGATAGGGTGCGCCCTCAACATCGACGCCAACTTGCCTCTTATCAAAACCCCCGAGAGACGAGTACCCTTGGAGAAAGCATCAAAAGAGTTTCGCGATGGCATACGTTGGGACTAG